In a single window of the Deinococcus aetherius genome:
- a CDS encoding TrmH family RNA methyltransferase, translating into MTGEGVITSLQNPHVKRLVRLRGRREREREGVIMIEGARELSRAAAAGITPQTLYLCPPLFSPEAREVAPTLPGPPVHLSREAFEKVSGRENPDGLLGVAPAPAPSLPDPSGDAILVVLHGLEKPGNMGAILRTADAAGVSGVIVLGRGADPYGPNVIRASQGSVFSLPVVALEEGDALEWLVERGFTRVACTPDAPRVYWDAPLTGRVALVLGAEHEGLPPEWRAAELPVRVPMHGAADSLNVATAAALVLYECLRQRRVAGGQARKRC; encoded by the coding sequence ATGACCGGCGAAGGCGTGATCACCTCCCTGCAAAACCCGCACGTCAAGCGGCTCGTCCGCCTGCGTGGACGACGTGAGCGCGAACGCGAGGGCGTCATCATGATCGAGGGCGCCCGTGAACTCTCCCGCGCGGCGGCGGCAGGCATCACCCCCCAGACCCTCTACCTCTGCCCGCCCCTCTTCAGCCCGGAGGCGCGGGAGGTGGCCCCGACCCTGCCCGGCCCCCCCGTCCACCTCTCCCGCGAGGCGTTCGAGAAGGTCAGCGGGCGCGAGAACCCGGACGGCCTGCTCGGCGTCGCCCCTGCTCCCGCCCCCTCTCTGCCCGACCCCTCCGGCGACGCCATCCTCGTCGTGCTGCACGGCCTGGAAAAGCCCGGCAACATGGGCGCGATCCTGCGAACGGCGGACGCGGCGGGGGTCTCCGGCGTGATCGTCCTCGGGCGCGGCGCCGACCCCTACGGCCCGAACGTCATCCGCGCGAGTCAGGGCAGCGTCTTCAGCCTGCCCGTCGTCGCCTTGGAGGAAGGGGACGCGCTGGAATGGCTCGTTGAACGTGGTTTTACGCGGGTCGCCTGCACCCCCGACGCCCCCCGGGTCTACTGGGACGCGCCGCTGACGGGCCGGGTCGCCCTCGTCCTGGGGGCCGAGCACGAGGGCCTGCCCCCCGAGTGGCGGGCCGCCGAACTCCCCGTCCGGGTGCCCATGCACGGCGCCGCCGACAGCCTGAACGTGGCGACCGCCGCCGCCCTCGTCCTGTACGAGTGCCTGCGGCAGCGCCGGGTGGCGGGGGGTCAGGCCCGGAAGCGGTGCTAG
- a CDS encoding prohibitin family protein, translating into MTKRQEQGGEGAPRRAFPVRLGLIVGGLVLAGLVVEQGLRVVPAGNVGVVFSALGGVKSPPLQEGVHFVTPFVDRVNLYSTRTQEVTLSHARGEGDEGAIRARSKEGLDITADVTVRYAINPGRAAELHQKLGPAYERVLIAPEIRSKVRDAIGQVNAADLISTQRQAVEVRVSEALKQEFARNNILLDAVLLRELRIPESVAKAIEQKQTAEQQVAVERNRLQQANISAQRAVVEAEGAAKASVARARGEAQALSLRGRALRENPQLIQLTVAEKLSPGINTVMLPSDGNFLLDLKTLQGQGVGATKPGD; encoded by the coding sequence ATGACCAAAAGACAGGAGCAGGGCGGCGAGGGCGCTCCTCGGCGGGCCTTCCCGGTGCGGCTGGGGTTGATCGTGGGGGGGCTGGTGCTGGCAGGTCTGGTGGTGGAGCAGGGGCTGCGGGTGGTGCCCGCCGGGAACGTGGGGGTGGTGTTCAGCGCGTTGGGGGGCGTCAAGTCCCCGCCCCTTCAGGAAGGGGTGCATTTCGTCACGCCGTTCGTCGACCGGGTGAACCTGTACTCGACGCGCACGCAGGAGGTGACGCTCTCGCACGCGCGCGGCGAGGGGGACGAGGGAGCAATCCGGGCCAGAAGCAAGGAGGGGCTGGACATCACGGCGGACGTGACGGTCAGGTACGCGATCAACCCGGGGCGGGCGGCGGAGCTGCACCAGAAACTCGGCCCGGCCTACGAGCGGGTGCTGATCGCGCCCGAGATTCGCTCCAAGGTGCGCGACGCCATCGGGCAGGTGAACGCGGCGGACCTGATCAGCACCCAGCGCCAGGCAGTCGAGGTCAGGGTCTCGGAGGCGCTCAAGCAGGAGTTCGCGCGGAACAACATTCTCCTCGACGCCGTGCTGCTGCGTGAGCTGCGGATTCCCGAGAGCGTCGCCAAGGCCATCGAGCAAAAACAGACCGCCGAGCAGCAGGTGGCGGTGGAGCGCAACCGATTGCAACAGGCCAATATCAGCGCCCAGCGCGCGGTGGTGGAGGCAGAGGGGGCGGCAAAGGCGTCGGTCGCCCGGGCGCGCGGCGAGGCGCAAGCACTCTCCCTGCGCGGGCGGGCCCTGCGCGAGAACCCGCAGCTCATCCAACTGACGGTGGCCGAGAAGCTCTCGCCCGGCATCAACACAGTGATGCTGCCCTCCGACGGGAACTTCCTGCTGGACCTCAAAACCCTTCAGGGGCA